In one Culex quinquefasciatus strain JHB chromosome 2, VPISU_Cqui_1.0_pri_paternal, whole genome shotgun sequence genomic region, the following are encoded:
- the LOC6033646 gene encoding radial spoke head protein 9 homolog has product MNLSTLFDHAPYLSYAFRTLSNDEALKLDHSLRTLQRAQRLRSVYFLGRLEGHDADYFLAFGCAERELFAARKLYYSQNLHEWFLLLEPKQWDHCWDKIGAPFRGDPAYRMDVDLGPSFALDEDLVPVEGARIRFEVKEQNRLWFVVSRILQEAALVPRGVLYHDTDGNCVINPYFGGISTEASLILNNYHHFREPRADPAVNLGKRDECNYFMDVFDPADDVVPKEGSFVVRRDVGRDVFVLNSMHWPGMINFHRANTGAVYGFCYFGDGRKNWELPFKL; this is encoded by the coding sequence ATGAACCTGTCAACGCTGTTTGACCACGCTCCGTACCTGTCGTACGCCTTCCGGACCCTGTCCAACGATGAAGCGCTCAAGCTGGACCATTCCCTCCGCACGCTCCAGCGCGCCCAGCGCCTCCGGTCAGTTTATTTCCTAGGCCGGCTCGAGGGCCACGACGCGGACTACTTTCTGGCGTTTGGCTGCGCGGAGCGGGAGCTTTTCGCCGCGAGGAAGCTGTACTACAGCCAGAATCTGCACGAATGGTTCCTGCTGCTGGAACCGAAGCAGTGGGATCACTGCTGGGACAAAATTGGTGCACCGTTCCGGGGGGATCCGGCGTACCGGATGGATGTTGATCTTGGTCCGAGTTTTGCACTGGACGAGGATTTGGTTCCGGTTGAGGGTGCGCGGATTAGGTTTGAGGTGAAGGAGCAGAACCGGCTGTGGTTTGTCGTGTCGCGGATTCTACAGGAGGCCGCACTTGTTCCACGTGGCGTGCTGTACCATGATACTGATGGAAACTGCGTGATTAACCCGTATTTCGGTGGAATCTCGACGGAAGCTAGCTTGATCTTGAACAACTATCATCACTTCCGGGAGCCGCGGGCCGATCCGGCGGTGAATTTGGGCAAGAGGGACGAGTGCAACTACTTCATGGACGTGTTTGACCCGGCGGACGACGTGGTGCCAAAGGAGGGCAGCTTTGTGGTGCGTCGAGATGTTGGACGGGACGTTTTCGTGCTGAACTCGATGCACTGGCCGGGAATGATCAACTTTCATCGGGCCAACACCGGCGCCGTTTACGGATTCTGTTACTTTGGCGACGGACGCAAGAACTGGGAGCTGCCGTTCAAACTGTAA